From Pan troglodytes isolate AG18354 chromosome 11, NHGRI_mPanTro3-v2.0_pri, whole genome shotgun sequence, the proteins below share one genomic window:
- the UAP1L1 gene encoding UDP-N-acetylhexosamine pyrophosphorylase-like protein 1 isoform X2: MASEQDVRARLQRAGQEHLLRFWAELAPEPRAALLAELALLEPEALREHCRRAAEACARPHGPPPDLAARLRPLPPERVGRASRSDPETRRRWEEEGFRQISLNKVAVLLLAGGQGTRLGVTYPKGMYRVGLPSRKTLYQLQAERIRRVEQLAGERHGTRCTVPWYVMTSEFTLGPTAEFFREHNFFHLDPANVVMFEQRLLPAVTFDGKVILERKDKVAMAPDGNGGLYCALEDHKILEDMERRGVEFVHVYCVDNILVRLADPVFIGFCVLQGADCGAKVVEKAYPEEPVGVVCQVDGVPQVVEYSEISPETAQLRASDGSLLYNAGNICNHFFTRGFLKAVTREFEPLLKPHVAVKKVPYVDEEGNLVKPLKPNGIKMEKFVFDVFRFAKNFAALEVLREEEFSPLKNAEPADRDSPRTARQALLTQHYRWALRAGARFLDAHGAWLPELPSLPPNGDPPAICEISPLVSYSGEGLEVYLQGREFQSPLILDEDQARELQLQES, translated from the exons ATGGCTTCGGAGCAGGACGTGCGCGCCCGGCTGCAGCGCGCTGGCCAGGAGCACCTCCTGCGCTTCTGGGCCGAGCTGGCGCCGGAGCCACGAGCCGCGCTGCTGGCGGAGCTGGCGCTGCTGGAGCCCGAGGCGCTGCGCGAGCACTGCCGGCGGGCGGCGGAGGCCTGCGCGCGCCCCCACGGCCCGCCGCCCGACTTGGCCGCGCGCCTGCGGCCCCTGCCCCCAGAGCGCGTGGGCAGGGCCAGCCGCAGCGACCCCGAGACACGGCGGCGCTGGGAGGAGGAAG GTTTCCGTCAGATTTCTCTGAACAAGGTGGCCGtcctgctgctggctggggggCAGGGCACTCGCCTGGGCGTGACCTACCCCAAGGGTATGTACCGTGTGGGGCTGCCCAGCCGGAAGACCCTGTACCAGCTGCAGGCGGAGCGGATTCGGCGGGTGGAGCAGCTGGCCGGTGAGCGCCACGGGACCCGCTGCACCGTCCCCTG GTATGTCATGACCAGCGAGTTCACTCTGGGGCCCACGGCCGAGTTCTTCAGGGAGCACAACTTCTTCCACCTGGACCCCGCCAACGTGGTCATGTTTGAGCAGCGCCTGCTGCCTGCTGTGACCTTTGATGGCAAAGTTATCCTGGAGCGGAAAGACAAAGTTGCCATGGCCCCAG ACGGCAACGGGGGCCTCTACTGCGCGCTGGAGGACCACAAGATCCTGGAGGACATGGAGCGCCGGGGAGTGGAGTTTGTGCACGTGTACTGTGTGGACAACATCCTGGTGCGGCTGGCGGACCCTGTCTTCATCGGCTTCTGTGTGTTGCAGGGCGCAGACTGTGGCGCCAAG GTGGTGGAAAAGGCATACCCCGAGGAGCCCGTGGGCGTGGTGTGCCAGGTGGACGGTGTCCCCCAGGTGGTGGAGTACAGCGAGATCAGTCCTGAGACCGCACAGCTACGTGCCTCCGACGGGAGCCTGCTGTACAATGCAGGCAACATCTGCAACCACTTCTTCACCCGAGGCTTCCTTAAGGCGGTCACCAG GGAGTTTGAGCCTTTGCTGAAGCCACACGTGGCTGTGAAGAAGGTCCCGTATGTGGATGAGGAGGGGAATCTGGTAAAGCCGCTAAAACCGAACGGGATAAAGATGGAGAAGTTTGTGTTTGATGTGTTCCGGTTTGCTAA GAACTTTGCTGCCTTGGAAGTGCTGCGGGAGGAGGAATTTTCCCCACTGAAGAACGCAGAGCCGGCCGACAGGGACAGTCCCCGCACCGCTCGCCAGGCCCTGCTCACCCAGCACTACCGGTGGGCTCTGCGGGCCGGGGCCCGCTTCCTGGATGCCCATGGGGCCTGGCTCCCAGAGCTGCCCAG CTTGCCCCCAAATGGAGACCCTCCGGCCATCTGTGAGATATCGCCCTTGGTGTCTTACTCTGGAGAG GGTTTAGAAGTGTACCTGCAAGGCCGGGAGTTCCAGTCCCCGCTCATCCTGGATGAAGACCAGGCCAGGGAGCTGCAGCTGCAGGAGTCCTGA
- the UAP1L1 gene encoding UDP-N-acetylhexosamine pyrophosphorylase-like protein 1 isoform X1, whose amino-acid sequence MASEQDVRARLQRAGQEHLLRFWAELAPEPRAALLAELALLEPEALREHCRRAAEACARPHGPPPDLAARLRPLPPERVGRASRSDPETRRRWEEEGFRQISLNKVAVLLLAGGQGTRLGVTYPKGMYRVGLPSRKTLYQLQAERIRRVEQLAGERHGTRCTVPWYVMTSEFTLGPTAEFFREHNFFHLDPANVVMFEQRLLPAVTFDGKVILERKDKVAMAPDGNGGLYCALEDHKILEDMERRGVEFVHVYCVDNILVRLADPVFIGFCVLQGADCGAKVVEKAYPEEPVGVVCQVDGVPQVVEYSEISPETAQLRASDGSLLYNAGNICNHFFTRGFLKAVTREFEPLLKPHVAVKKVPYVDEEGNLVKPLKPNGIKMEKFVFDVFRFAKNFAALEVLREEEFSPLKNAEPADRDSPRTARQALLTQHYRWALRAGARFLDAHGAWLPELPSLPPNGDPPAICEISPLVSYSGEVRAAHPYLGLFWSQVWNNIWGEVAARVETAQLYLG is encoded by the exons ATGGCTTCGGAGCAGGACGTGCGCGCCCGGCTGCAGCGCGCTGGCCAGGAGCACCTCCTGCGCTTCTGGGCCGAGCTGGCGCCGGAGCCACGAGCCGCGCTGCTGGCGGAGCTGGCGCTGCTGGAGCCCGAGGCGCTGCGCGAGCACTGCCGGCGGGCGGCGGAGGCCTGCGCGCGCCCCCACGGCCCGCCGCCCGACTTGGCCGCGCGCCTGCGGCCCCTGCCCCCAGAGCGCGTGGGCAGGGCCAGCCGCAGCGACCCCGAGACACGGCGGCGCTGGGAGGAGGAAG GTTTCCGTCAGATTTCTCTGAACAAGGTGGCCGtcctgctgctggctggggggCAGGGCACTCGCCTGGGCGTGACCTACCCCAAGGGTATGTACCGTGTGGGGCTGCCCAGCCGGAAGACCCTGTACCAGCTGCAGGCGGAGCGGATTCGGCGGGTGGAGCAGCTGGCCGGTGAGCGCCACGGGACCCGCTGCACCGTCCCCTG GTATGTCATGACCAGCGAGTTCACTCTGGGGCCCACGGCCGAGTTCTTCAGGGAGCACAACTTCTTCCACCTGGACCCCGCCAACGTGGTCATGTTTGAGCAGCGCCTGCTGCCTGCTGTGACCTTTGATGGCAAAGTTATCCTGGAGCGGAAAGACAAAGTTGCCATGGCCCCAG ACGGCAACGGGGGCCTCTACTGCGCGCTGGAGGACCACAAGATCCTGGAGGACATGGAGCGCCGGGGAGTGGAGTTTGTGCACGTGTACTGTGTGGACAACATCCTGGTGCGGCTGGCGGACCCTGTCTTCATCGGCTTCTGTGTGTTGCAGGGCGCAGACTGTGGCGCCAAG GTGGTGGAAAAGGCATACCCCGAGGAGCCCGTGGGCGTGGTGTGCCAGGTGGACGGTGTCCCCCAGGTGGTGGAGTACAGCGAGATCAGTCCTGAGACCGCACAGCTACGTGCCTCCGACGGGAGCCTGCTGTACAATGCAGGCAACATCTGCAACCACTTCTTCACCCGAGGCTTCCTTAAGGCGGTCACCAG GGAGTTTGAGCCTTTGCTGAAGCCACACGTGGCTGTGAAGAAGGTCCCGTATGTGGATGAGGAGGGGAATCTGGTAAAGCCGCTAAAACCGAACGGGATAAAGATGGAGAAGTTTGTGTTTGATGTGTTCCGGTTTGCTAA GAACTTTGCTGCCTTGGAAGTGCTGCGGGAGGAGGAATTTTCCCCACTGAAGAACGCAGAGCCGGCCGACAGGGACAGTCCCCGCACCGCTCGCCAGGCCCTGCTCACCCAGCACTACCGGTGGGCTCTGCGGGCCGGGGCCCGCTTCCTGGATGCCCATGGGGCCTGGCTCCCAGAGCTGCCCAG CTTGCCCCCAAATGGAGACCCTCCGGCCATCTGTGAGATATCGCCCTTGGTGTCTTACTCTGGAGAGGTGAGAGCTGCCCATCCCTATCTGGGGCTTTTCTGGAGTCAGGTTTGGAATAACATCTGGGGAGAGGTGGCTGCTCGGGTGGAGACGGCACAGCTCTACCTCGGTTAA